Proteins from a genomic interval of Medicago truncatula cultivar Jemalong A17 chromosome 3, MtrunA17r5.0-ANR, whole genome shotgun sequence:
- the LOC11411244 gene encoding transcription factor MYB20, which yields MGRQPCCDKVGLKKGPWTAEEDKKLINFILTNGQCCWRAVPKLAGLLRCGKSCRLRWTNYLRPDLKRGLLSEYEEKMVIDLHAQLGNRWSKIASHLPGRTDNEIKNHWNTHIKKKLKKMGIDPVTHKLLSNAIIEQTQTQSEQEPQQQSSSPIEMEHNVEFENDKNKEPQKPETSFESSTITEAKEQDQIMTPIFDSTMELMNELFTEEVPIIIPNEILVPSSSSTTTSTSSSTSTSNSSNFLEDLLLPDFDWSHDNNIENNSDNNNNNINMTLWDDDFIRSWDFVINDDDDGDMNSRVVMDSESWAYGLF from the exons ATGGGAAGACAACCTTGTTGTGACAAAGTTGGATTGAAGAAAGGACCATGGACTGCTGAGGAAGATAAAAAGCTCATCAATTTCATCCTTACTAATGGTCAATGTTGTTGGAGAGCTGTCCCTAAGCTAGCAG GGTTGTTAAGGTGTGGAAAAAGTTGCAGATTGAGATGGACAAATTACCTAAGGCCAGACCTAAAAAGAGGACTTTTATCAGAATATGAGGAGAAAATGGTCATTGATCTCCATGCTCAACTTGGCAATAG ATGGTCCAAAATTGCATCTCATCTACCTGGACGAACCGACAACGAGATTAAGAATCATTGGAATACTCACATAAAGAAAAAGCTCAAGAAAATGGGAATTGATCCGGTTACACACAAGTTACTTTCTAATGCAATAATTGAGCAAACTCAAACACAATCTGAACAAGAACCTCAACAACAATCTTCTTCACCTATTGAAATGGAACACAATGTTGAATTTGAGAATGACAAAAACAAGGAACCACAAAAACCAGAAACATCATTTGAGTCATCAACAATAACTGAAGCTAAAGAACAAGACCAAATTATGACACCAATTTTTGACTCAACAATGGAACTAATGAATGAGTTATTCACTGAAGAAGTTCCAATAATTATACCAAATGAAATTCTAGttccttcatcttcatcaaccacaacatcaacatcatcatcaacttcaacttcaaattcatctaACTTCCTTGAAGACTTGCTTCTCCCTGATTTTGATTGGTCCCATgataataatattgaaaataatagtgataataataataataatattaatatgacATTATGGGATGATGACTTTATTAGAAGTTGGGATTTTGTgatcaatgatgatgatgatggggACATGAATTCAAGAGTGGTCATGGATTCAGAATCATGGGCCTAtggattattttga
- the LOC11411346 gene encoding glucan endo-1,3-beta-glucosidase 2 produces MVMHFLLVLLFAVSTVVADEEPFIGVNIGTDLSDMPHPTQVVALLKAQQIRHIRLYNADQAMLTALSKSGIQVVISVPNEELLAIGQSNSTASNWVSRNVLAYYPATNITAICVGSEVLTTLPNVAKVLVNALNYIHSALVASNLDRQIKVSTPLPSTMILDSFPPSQAFFNTSMNQVLKPMLDFLQSTQSYLMLNVYPYHDYMESNGVIPLDYALFKPIPPNKESIDSNTLLHYSNVFDAVVDAAYFAMSYMNYTNIPVVVTETGWPSKGDSNEPGATLANANTYNSNLIKHVLNKTGTPKLPGIGVSTYIYELYNEDKQPGALSEKNWGLFDSNGVPVYVLQLTGSGAVLANDTKGETYCVAKDGADPKMLQAGIDWACGPGKVDCSPLLQGKPCYDPDNVVAHANYAFDAYYHKMGKSTESCNFNDMATISTSDPSHGSCIFPGSLGFSNAPAPAPSHFSGCTLLRCELRIRSLLIVIGLLISEVVLL; encoded by the exons ATGGTTATGCATTTTCTTCTTGTGCTTCTTTTTGCAGTATCTACTGTTGTGGCTGATGAAG AACCATTTATTGGGGTGAACATTGGCACCGATCTCTCAGACATGCCTCACCCTACCCAAGTAGTAGCACTGCTTAAAGCTCAGCAAATTCGACATATTCGATTGTACAATGCAGACCAAGCTATGCTAACAGCACTATCAAAATCAGGAATTCAAGTTGTCATCTCTGTCCCTAATGAAGAGCTTCTAGCAATTGGTCAATCAAATTCCACAGCTTCAAATTGGGTTTCTCGCAATGTGTTGGCATACTATCCAGCCACAAATATCACGGCAATTTGTGTTGGTTCTGAGGTTTTAACCACACTCCCAAATGTAGCAAAAGTCTTAGTCAACGCTCTTAACTACATTCATTCAGCCCTTGTTGCATCGAATCTTGATCGTCAGATCAAAGTTTCGACGCCGCTTCCTTCTACCATGATACTTGATTCATTTCCACCTTCACAAGCCTTCTTTAACACATCAATGAATCAAGTCTTGAAACCAATGCTTGATTTCTTGCAATCCACTCAATCTTATCTCATGCTTAATGTTTACCCTTACCATGACTACATGGAATCAAATGGTGTGATCCCTTTGGATTATGCACTCTTCAAACCAATTCCACCTAACAAAGAATCCATTGATTCCAACACACTTCTCCATTACTCAAATGTGTTTGATGCTGTTGTCGATGCAGCGTATTTTGCAATGTCATATATGAATTACACCAACATTCCCGTGGTGGTGACCGAAACTGGTTGGCCTTCAAAAGGTGATTCTAACGAACCTGGTGCAACACTTGCCAATGCAAATACTTACAACAGCAATTTGATCAAGCATGTGTTGAATAAGACCGGAACTCCAAAGCTCCCCGGGATTGGTGTTAGTACTTATATCTACGAGCTCTACAACGAGGACAAACAGCCAGGGGCATTGTCAGAGAAAAATTGGGGACTATTTGATTCAAATGGTGTGCCTGTTTATGTTTTGCAATTGACAGGTTCAGGTGCAGTTTTGGCAAATGATACAAAAGGTGAAACTTATTGCGTTGCTAAAGATGGTGCTGATCCAAAGATGTTGCAGGCTGGAATTGATTGGGCTTGTGGACCAGGAAAAGTGGATTGTTCTCCATTGTTGCAGGGAAAACCATGCTATGATCCTGATAATGTTGTTGCTCATGCTAATTATGCTTTTGATGCTTATTATCATAAGATGGGAAAGTCTACTGAATCATGTAACTTCAATGACATGGCTACTATCTCTACTTCAGATCCAA GTCACGGTTCTTGTATATTTCCAGGAAG CCTTGGCTTCTCTAACGCCCCTGCTCCTGCACCATCACATTTTTCTGGCTGCACTCTTCTTAGATGTGAATTGAGAATTAGAAGCCTTCTAATTGTGATAGGACTTCTAATATCGGAAGTGGTTTTGCTATAA